The Equus caballus isolate H_3958 breed thoroughbred chromosome 13, TB-T2T, whole genome shotgun sequence genome includes a window with the following:
- the ZNF785 gene encoding LOW QUALITY PROTEIN: zinc finger protein 785 (The sequence of the model RefSeq protein was modified relative to this genomic sequence to represent the inferred CDS: inserted 2 bases in 1 codon; substituted 1 base at 1 genomic stop codon), with product FLRKGRNAAPFPHIPEASLCEARGACPWRPLALVPAEVPGEAGPGRTRESSPGPLSFADVAAYCSPGQRGCLRPALRALCRDVMRETYGHLGALGECFAFAAFSGPKLAFISWVEGEVEAWGPEAQDPKADSPAKVAGSSDGSEEKEVLKKSPKQKXMEHEGVSLKEWLLSSTPLDLNHKAACPELYENSRQSPINPWLKDTPTRRPPYSCPDCGCNFSCPSLLARHKRVHSGQRPLPCNHCQAHFSQRKYLLQHQFIHTGEKPYPCPDCGRRFCQRASPAIQRRAHAGEKPYPRPDCKSGFTYPNLLAVCQRKHTGKKPYSSPTCSLRFACTSLLAIHRXTGEKLYPCPDCGLHFTYSSLLLGRQRIHSDSWPHPCPKYGKCVKCKYALEAHQWIHRSGERLRWQQPTVGLSEPIPVLGGQDPPVHFWYFPDIFQECR from the exons TTTCTGAGGAAAGGCAGGAATGCTGCACCGTTTCCACATATCCCGGAAGCCTCTCTTTGCGAAGCACGAGGGGCTTGCCCGTGGCGCCCCCTGGCCCTGGTCCCGGCGGAAGTACCCGGGGAGGCCGGGCCGGGGCGGACGAGGGAAAGCAGCCCAGGGCCCCTGAGCTTCGCGGACGTGGCCGCGTACTGCTCCCCGGGGCAGCGGGGGTGTCTGCGGCCCGCGCTCAGGGCCCTGTGCCGGGACGTGATGCGGGAGACCTACGGCCACCTGGGCGCGCTCGGTGAG TGTTTCGCCTTCGCTGCATTTTCAGGCCCCAAACTCGCTTTTATCTCTTGGGTGGAAGGAGAGGTGGAGGCGTGGGGCCCggaggcccaggatccaaaggcTGATAGCCCAGCAAAGGTCGCAG GATCCAGCGATGGGAGTGAGGAGAAAGAAGTGCTAAAGAAGAGTCCAAAGCAAAAATAGATGGAACATGAGGGAGTGTCTCTCAAGGAGTGGCTGCTATCCAGCACGCCACTTGACCTCAATCACAAAGCTGCTTGCCCAGAGCTCTACGAGAACTCAAGGCAAAGCCCCATCAACCCTTGGCTCAAGGACACTCCCACCCGCAGACCACCCTACTCTTGCCCAGATTGTGGCTGCAACTTCAGCTGTCCCTCCTTGTTGGCGAGACATAAGCGGGTCCACTCTGGGCAGCGGCCCCTTCCCTGCAACCACTGTCAGGCCCATTTCTCCCAGCGCAAGTACCTGCTCCAGCATCAGTTCATCCACACAGGTGAAAAGCCCTACCCCTGCCCTGATTGTGGGCGACGCTTCTGCCAGAGGGCTTCCCCGGCCATCCAGAGGCGGGCTCATGCCGGGGAGAAGCCCTACCCACGCCCAGACTGCAAGAGTGGCTTCACTTACCCCAACTTGCTGGCAGTCTGCCAGCGCAAGCACACAGGCAAGAAGCCCTACAGCTCTCCCACCTGCAGCCTCCGTTTTGCCTGCACCTCTCTGCTGGCTATCCACAG CACAGGCGAGAAGCTCTATCCCTGCCCTGACTGTGGCCTTCACTTTACctactcttctctcctcctcGGTCGCCAGCGCATCCATTCTGACAGctggccccacccctgccccaagtATGGGAAATGCGTCAAGTGCAAGTATGCCTTGGAAGCCCATCAGTGGATCCATCGCTCTGGCGAGAGGCTGAGGTGGCAGCAGCCTACAGTAGGGCTTTCAGAGCCAATTCCTGTTTTGGGAGGCCAGGATCCCCCAGTTCATTTCTGGTACTTTCCAGATATATTCCAAGAGTGTAGGTGA